The following proteins are co-located in the Neomonachus schauinslandi chromosome 8, ASM220157v2, whole genome shotgun sequence genome:
- the TUBB gene encoding tubulin beta chain isoform X1 has product MREIVHIQAGQCGNQIGAKFWEVISDEHGIDPTGTYHGDSDLQLDRISVYYNEATGGKYVPRAILVDLEPGTMDSVRSGPFGQIFRPDNFVFGQSGAGNNWAKGHYTEGAELVDSVLDVVRKEAESCDCLQGFQLTHSLGGGTGSGMGTLLISKIREEYPDRIMNTFSVVPSPKVSDTVVEPYNATLSVHQLVENTDETYCIDNEALYDICFRTLKLTTPTYGDLNHLVSATMSGVTTCLRFPGQLNADLRKLAVNMVPFPRLHFFMPGFAPLTSRGSQQYRALTVPELTQQVFDAKNMMAACDPRHGRYLTVAAVFRGRMSMKEVDEQMLNVQNKNSSYFVEWIPNNVKTAVCDIPPRGLKMAVTFIGNSTAIQELFKRISEQFTAMFRRKAFLHWYTGEGMDEMEFTEAESNMNDLVSEYQQYQDATAEEEEDFGEEAEEEA; this is encoded by the exons atgaGGGAAATCGTGCACATCCAGGCCGGTCAGTGTGGCAACCAGATCGGTGCCAAG TTCTGGGAGGTAATCAGTGATGAGCACGGCATCGACCCCACCGGAACCTACCACGGTGACAGCGACCTGCAGCTGGATCGCATCTCCGTGTACTACAATGAAGCTACAG GTGGCAAATACGTTCCTCGTGCTATCTTGGTGGATCTAGAACCCGGGACCATGGACTCTGTTCGCTCAGGTCCTTTTGGGCAGATATTCAGACCAGACAACTTTGTTTTCG GTCAGTCCGGGGCAGGCAACAACTGGGCCAAGGGCCACTATACAGAGGGGGCTGAGCTGGTTGACTCAGTCCTGGATGTGGTGAGGAAGGAGGCTGAGAGCTGTGACTGCCTGCAGGGCTTCCAGCTGACCCACTCGCTGGGTGGGGGCACAGGCTCTGGAATGGGCACCTTGCTCATCAGCAAGATCCGAGAAGAGTATCCGGACCGCATCATGAACACCTTCAGTGTGGTACCCTCACCCAAAGTGTCTGACACGGTGGTCGAGCCCTACAATGCTACCCTCTCCGTCCATCAGCTGGTAGAGAACACGGATGAGACCTACTGCATTGACAATGAGGCCCTGTACGACATCTGCTTCCGCACTCTCAAGCTGACCACGCCAACCTACGGGGATCTGAACCACCTCGTCTCAGCCACCATGAGCGGTGTCACCACCTGCCTCCGCTTCCCTGGTCAGCTCAATGCTGACCTCCGCAAGCTAGCCGTCAACATGGTGCCCTTCCCACGGCTCCACTTCTTCATGCCCGGCTTCGCACCTCTGACCAGCCGCGGCAGCCAGCAGTATCGGGCCCTCACTGTGCCCGAGCTCACCCAGCAGGTCTTTGATGCCAAGAACATGATGGCCGCCTGTGACCCCCGCCATGGCCGTTACCTCACCGTGGCTGCTGTCTTCCGTGGGCGGATGTCCATGAAGGAGGTAGATGAGCAGATGCTCAACGTGCAAAACAAGAATAGCAGCTACTTCGTGGAATGGATCCCCAACAACGTCAAGACAGCAGTCTGCGATATCCCACCTCGTGGCCTCAAGATGGCAGTCACCTTCATCGGCAACAGCACGGCCATCCAGGAGCTGTTCAAGCGCATCTCGGAGCAGTTCACGGCCATGTTCCGGCGCAAGGCCTTCCTCCACTGGTACACAGGTGAGGGCATGGACGAGATGGAGTTCACTGAAGCTGAGAGCAACATGAACGACCTGGTCTCCGAGTACCAGCAGTACCAGGATGCCACCGCAGAAGAAGAGGAGGATTTCGGTGAGGAGGCCGAAGAGGAGGCCTAA
- the IER3 gene encoding radiation-inducible immediate-early gene IEX-1 yields the protein MCHSRSSLPTMTVLRAPTPVSSASPGPRRGSGPEIFTFDPLPEPAVAPAARPSASRGHRKRSRRVLYPRMVRRQLPVEDPNPAKRLLFLLLTVIFCQILMAEEGVPAPLASEDPHSGAAPAPTPAPPVLEPLNLTSEPSDYALDLSTFLQQHPAAF from the exons ATGTGTCACTCTcgcagctccctccccaccatgaCCGTCCTGCGGGCCCCGACCCCGGTCTCCTCCGCCAGCCCCGGACCCCGGCGGGGCTCTGGTCCCGAGATCTTCACCTTCGACCCTCTCCCAGAGCCCGCGGTGGCCCCTGCCGCGCGCCCCAGCGCCTCCCGCGGGCATCGGAAGCGCAGCCGTAGGGTCCTCTACCCACGAATG GTCCGGCGCCAGCTGCCAGTCGAGGATCCGAACCCTGCCAAAAGGCTCCTTTTTCTCCTGCTCACCGTCATCTTCTGCCAGATCCTGATGGCTGAAGAGGGCGTGCCGGCACCGCTGGCCTCGGAGGACCCCCACAGCGGCGCAGCCCCCGCGCCCACCCCGGCGCCCCCGGTCCTCGAGCCCCTTAATCTGACCTCTGAGCCCTCGGACTACGCTCTGGACCTTAGCACTTTCCTACAACAACACCCGGCCGCCTTCTAA
- the TUBB gene encoding tubulin beta chain isoform X2, with protein MREIVHIQAGQCGNQIGAKFWEVISDEHGIDPTGTYHGDSDLQLDRISVYYNEATGQSGAGNNWAKGHYTEGAELVDSVLDVVRKEAESCDCLQGFQLTHSLGGGTGSGMGTLLISKIREEYPDRIMNTFSVVPSPKVSDTVVEPYNATLSVHQLVENTDETYCIDNEALYDICFRTLKLTTPTYGDLNHLVSATMSGVTTCLRFPGQLNADLRKLAVNMVPFPRLHFFMPGFAPLTSRGSQQYRALTVPELTQQVFDAKNMMAACDPRHGRYLTVAAVFRGRMSMKEVDEQMLNVQNKNSSYFVEWIPNNVKTAVCDIPPRGLKMAVTFIGNSTAIQELFKRISEQFTAMFRRKAFLHWYTGEGMDEMEFTEAESNMNDLVSEYQQYQDATAEEEEDFGEEAEEEA; from the exons atgaGGGAAATCGTGCACATCCAGGCCGGTCAGTGTGGCAACCAGATCGGTGCCAAG TTCTGGGAGGTAATCAGTGATGAGCACGGCATCGACCCCACCGGAACCTACCACGGTGACAGCGACCTGCAGCTGGATCGCATCTCCGTGTACTACAATGAAGCTACAG GTCAGTCCGGGGCAGGCAACAACTGGGCCAAGGGCCACTATACAGAGGGGGCTGAGCTGGTTGACTCAGTCCTGGATGTGGTGAGGAAGGAGGCTGAGAGCTGTGACTGCCTGCAGGGCTTCCAGCTGACCCACTCGCTGGGTGGGGGCACAGGCTCTGGAATGGGCACCTTGCTCATCAGCAAGATCCGAGAAGAGTATCCGGACCGCATCATGAACACCTTCAGTGTGGTACCCTCACCCAAAGTGTCTGACACGGTGGTCGAGCCCTACAATGCTACCCTCTCCGTCCATCAGCTGGTAGAGAACACGGATGAGACCTACTGCATTGACAATGAGGCCCTGTACGACATCTGCTTCCGCACTCTCAAGCTGACCACGCCAACCTACGGGGATCTGAACCACCTCGTCTCAGCCACCATGAGCGGTGTCACCACCTGCCTCCGCTTCCCTGGTCAGCTCAATGCTGACCTCCGCAAGCTAGCCGTCAACATGGTGCCCTTCCCACGGCTCCACTTCTTCATGCCCGGCTTCGCACCTCTGACCAGCCGCGGCAGCCAGCAGTATCGGGCCCTCACTGTGCCCGAGCTCACCCAGCAGGTCTTTGATGCCAAGAACATGATGGCCGCCTGTGACCCCCGCCATGGCCGTTACCTCACCGTGGCTGCTGTCTTCCGTGGGCGGATGTCCATGAAGGAGGTAGATGAGCAGATGCTCAACGTGCAAAACAAGAATAGCAGCTACTTCGTGGAATGGATCCCCAACAACGTCAAGACAGCAGTCTGCGATATCCCACCTCGTGGCCTCAAGATGGCAGTCACCTTCATCGGCAACAGCACGGCCATCCAGGAGCTGTTCAAGCGCATCTCGGAGCAGTTCACGGCCATGTTCCGGCGCAAGGCCTTCCTCCACTGGTACACAGGTGAGGGCATGGACGAGATGGAGTTCACTGAAGCTGAGAGCAACATGAACGACCTGGTCTCCGAGTACCAGCAGTACCAGGATGCCACCGCAGAAGAAGAGGAGGATTTCGGTGAGGAGGCCGAAGAGGAGGCCTAA
- the TUBB gene encoding tubulin beta chain isoform X4 produces the protein MDSVRSGPFGQIFRPDNFVFGQSGAGNNWAKGHYTEGAELVDSVLDVVRKEAESCDCLQGFQLTHSLGGGTGSGMGTLLISKIREEYPDRIMNTFSVVPSPKVSDTVVEPYNATLSVHQLVENTDETYCIDNEALYDICFRTLKLTTPTYGDLNHLVSATMSGVTTCLRFPGQLNADLRKLAVNMVPFPRLHFFMPGFAPLTSRGSQQYRALTVPELTQQVFDAKNMMAACDPRHGRYLTVAAVFRGRMSMKEVDEQMLNVQNKNSSYFVEWIPNNVKTAVCDIPPRGLKMAVTFIGNSTAIQELFKRISEQFTAMFRRKAFLHWYTGEGMDEMEFTEAESNMNDLVSEYQQYQDATAEEEEDFGEEAEEEA, from the exons ATGGACTCTGTTCGCTCAGGTCCTTTTGGGCAGATATTCAGACCAGACAACTTTGTTTTCG GTCAGTCCGGGGCAGGCAACAACTGGGCCAAGGGCCACTATACAGAGGGGGCTGAGCTGGTTGACTCAGTCCTGGATGTGGTGAGGAAGGAGGCTGAGAGCTGTGACTGCCTGCAGGGCTTCCAGCTGACCCACTCGCTGGGTGGGGGCACAGGCTCTGGAATGGGCACCTTGCTCATCAGCAAGATCCGAGAAGAGTATCCGGACCGCATCATGAACACCTTCAGTGTGGTACCCTCACCCAAAGTGTCTGACACGGTGGTCGAGCCCTACAATGCTACCCTCTCCGTCCATCAGCTGGTAGAGAACACGGATGAGACCTACTGCATTGACAATGAGGCCCTGTACGACATCTGCTTCCGCACTCTCAAGCTGACCACGCCAACCTACGGGGATCTGAACCACCTCGTCTCAGCCACCATGAGCGGTGTCACCACCTGCCTCCGCTTCCCTGGTCAGCTCAATGCTGACCTCCGCAAGCTAGCCGTCAACATGGTGCCCTTCCCACGGCTCCACTTCTTCATGCCCGGCTTCGCACCTCTGACCAGCCGCGGCAGCCAGCAGTATCGGGCCCTCACTGTGCCCGAGCTCACCCAGCAGGTCTTTGATGCCAAGAACATGATGGCCGCCTGTGACCCCCGCCATGGCCGTTACCTCACCGTGGCTGCTGTCTTCCGTGGGCGGATGTCCATGAAGGAGGTAGATGAGCAGATGCTCAACGTGCAAAACAAGAATAGCAGCTACTTCGTGGAATGGATCCCCAACAACGTCAAGACAGCAGTCTGCGATATCCCACCTCGTGGCCTCAAGATGGCAGTCACCTTCATCGGCAACAGCACGGCCATCCAGGAGCTGTTCAAGCGCATCTCGGAGCAGTTCACGGCCATGTTCCGGCGCAAGGCCTTCCTCCACTGGTACACAGGTGAGGGCATGGACGAGATGGAGTTCACTGAAGCTGAGAGCAACATGAACGACCTGGTCTCCGAGTACCAGCAGTACCAGGATGCCACCGCAGAAGAAGAGGAGGATTTCGGTGAGGAGGCCGAAGAGGAGGCCTAA
- the TUBB gene encoding tubulin beta chain isoform X3 — protein MREIVHIQAGQCGKYVPRAILVDLEPGTMDSVRSGPFGQIFRPDNFVFGQSGAGNNWAKGHYTEGAELVDSVLDVVRKEAESCDCLQGFQLTHSLGGGTGSGMGTLLISKIREEYPDRIMNTFSVVPSPKVSDTVVEPYNATLSVHQLVENTDETYCIDNEALYDICFRTLKLTTPTYGDLNHLVSATMSGVTTCLRFPGQLNADLRKLAVNMVPFPRLHFFMPGFAPLTSRGSQQYRALTVPELTQQVFDAKNMMAACDPRHGRYLTVAAVFRGRMSMKEVDEQMLNVQNKNSSYFVEWIPNNVKTAVCDIPPRGLKMAVTFIGNSTAIQELFKRISEQFTAMFRRKAFLHWYTGEGMDEMEFTEAESNMNDLVSEYQQYQDATAEEEEDFGEEAEEEA, from the exons atgaGGGAAATCGTGCACATCCAGGCCGGTCAGT GTGGCAAATACGTTCCTCGTGCTATCTTGGTGGATCTAGAACCCGGGACCATGGACTCTGTTCGCTCAGGTCCTTTTGGGCAGATATTCAGACCAGACAACTTTGTTTTCG GTCAGTCCGGGGCAGGCAACAACTGGGCCAAGGGCCACTATACAGAGGGGGCTGAGCTGGTTGACTCAGTCCTGGATGTGGTGAGGAAGGAGGCTGAGAGCTGTGACTGCCTGCAGGGCTTCCAGCTGACCCACTCGCTGGGTGGGGGCACAGGCTCTGGAATGGGCACCTTGCTCATCAGCAAGATCCGAGAAGAGTATCCGGACCGCATCATGAACACCTTCAGTGTGGTACCCTCACCCAAAGTGTCTGACACGGTGGTCGAGCCCTACAATGCTACCCTCTCCGTCCATCAGCTGGTAGAGAACACGGATGAGACCTACTGCATTGACAATGAGGCCCTGTACGACATCTGCTTCCGCACTCTCAAGCTGACCACGCCAACCTACGGGGATCTGAACCACCTCGTCTCAGCCACCATGAGCGGTGTCACCACCTGCCTCCGCTTCCCTGGTCAGCTCAATGCTGACCTCCGCAAGCTAGCCGTCAACATGGTGCCCTTCCCACGGCTCCACTTCTTCATGCCCGGCTTCGCACCTCTGACCAGCCGCGGCAGCCAGCAGTATCGGGCCCTCACTGTGCCCGAGCTCACCCAGCAGGTCTTTGATGCCAAGAACATGATGGCCGCCTGTGACCCCCGCCATGGCCGTTACCTCACCGTGGCTGCTGTCTTCCGTGGGCGGATGTCCATGAAGGAGGTAGATGAGCAGATGCTCAACGTGCAAAACAAGAATAGCAGCTACTTCGTGGAATGGATCCCCAACAACGTCAAGACAGCAGTCTGCGATATCCCACCTCGTGGCCTCAAGATGGCAGTCACCTTCATCGGCAACAGCACGGCCATCCAGGAGCTGTTCAAGCGCATCTCGGAGCAGTTCACGGCCATGTTCCGGCGCAAGGCCTTCCTCCACTGGTACACAGGTGAGGGCATGGACGAGATGGAGTTCACTGAAGCTGAGAGCAACATGAACGACCTGGTCTCCGAGTACCAGCAGTACCAGGATGCCACCGCAGAAGAAGAGGAGGATTTCGGTGAGGAGGCCGAAGAGGAGGCCTAA
- the TUBB gene encoding tubulin beta chain isoform X5 encodes MREIVHIQAGQCGNQIGAKFWEVISDEHGIDPTGTYHGDSDLQLDRISVYYNEATGGKYVPRAILVDLEPGTMDSVRSGPFGQIFRPDNFVFGQSGAGNNWAKGHYTEGAELVDSVLDVVRKEVDEQMLNVQNKNSSYFVEWIPNNVKTAVCDIPPRGLKMAVTFIGNSTAIQELFKRISEQFTAMFRRKAFLHWYTGEGMDEMEFTEAESNMNDLVSEYQQYQDATAEEEEDFGEEAEEEA; translated from the exons atgaGGGAAATCGTGCACATCCAGGCCGGTCAGTGTGGCAACCAGATCGGTGCCAAG TTCTGGGAGGTAATCAGTGATGAGCACGGCATCGACCCCACCGGAACCTACCACGGTGACAGCGACCTGCAGCTGGATCGCATCTCCGTGTACTACAATGAAGCTACAG GTGGCAAATACGTTCCTCGTGCTATCTTGGTGGATCTAGAACCCGGGACCATGGACTCTGTTCGCTCAGGTCCTTTTGGGCAGATATTCAGACCAGACAACTTTGTTTTCG GTCAGTCCGGGGCAGGCAACAACTGGGCCAAGGGCCACTATACAGAGGGGGCTGAGCTGGTTGACTCAGTCCTGGATGTGGTGAGGAAGGAG GTAGATGAGCAGATGCTCAACGTGCAAAACAAGAATAGCAGCTACTTCGTGGAATGGATCCCCAACAACGTCAAGACAGCAGTCTGCGATATCCCACCTCGTGGCCTCAAGATGGCAGTCACCTTCATCGGCAACAGCACGGCCATCCAGGAGCTGTTCAAGCGCATCTCGGAGCAGTTCACGGCCATGTTCCGGCGCAAGGCCTTCCTCCACTGGTACACAGGTGAGGGCATGGACGAGATGGAGTTCACTGAAGCTGAGAGCAACATGAACGACCTGGTCTCCGAGTACCAGCAGTACCAGGATGCCACCGCAGAAGAAGAGGAGGATTTCGGTGAGGAGGCCGAAGAGGAGGCCTAA
- the FLOT1 gene encoding flotillin-1, whose translation MFFTCGPNEAMVVSGFCRSPPVMVAGGRVFVLPCIQQIQRISLNTLTLNVKSEKVYTRHGVPISVTGIAQVKIQGQNKEMLAAACQMFLGKTEAEIAHIALETLEGHQRAIMAHMTVEEIYKDRQKFSEQVFKVASSDLVNMGISVVSYTLKDIHDDQDYLHSLGKARTAQVQKDARIGEAEAKRDAGIREAKAKQEKVSAQYLSEIEMAKAQRDYELKKAAYDIEVNTRRAQADLAYQLQVAKTKQQIEEQRVQVQVVERAQQVAVQEQEIARREKELEARVRKPAEAERYKLERLAEAEKSQLIMQAEAEAESVRMRGEAEAFAIGARARAEAEQMAKKAEAFQLYQEAAQLDMLLEKLPQVAEEISGPLTSANKITLVSSGGGTMGAAKVTGEVLDILSRLPESVERLTGVSISQVNHKPLRTA comes from the exons ATGTTTTTTACCTGTGGCCCAAATGAGGCCATGGTGGTCTCCG GTTTCTGCCGAAGCCCCCCAGTCATGGTGGCTGGAGGACGTGTCTTTGTCCTGCCCTGCATCCAGCAAATCCAGAG GATCTCTCTCAACACACTGACCCTCAATGTCAAGAGTGAAAAGGTTTACACTCGCCATGGGGTCCCCATCTCAGTCACTGGCATTGCCCAG GTGAAAATCCAGGGGCAGAACAAGGAGATGTTGGCGGCTGCCTGCCAGATGTTCCTGGGGAAGACAGAGGCTGAGATTGCCCACATTGCACTGGAGACTCTGGAGGGCCACCAGAGGGCTATCATGGCTCACATGACTGTGGAG GAAATCTATAAGGACAGGCAGAAATTCTCAGAGCAAGTTTTCAAAGTGGCCTCCTCAGACCTGGTCAACATGGGCATCAGTGTGGTTAGCTACACCCTGAAGGACATTCATGATGATCAG GACTATTTGCACTCCTTAGGGAAGGCTAGAACAGCTCAAGTCCAAAAAGATGCTCGGATTGGGGAAGCAGAAGCCAAAAGAGACGCTGGGATCCGG GAAGCCAAAGCTAAGCAGGAAAAAGTGTCTGCTCAGTACCTGAGTGAGATCGAGATGGCCAAGGCGCAGAGAGACTATGAGCTAAAGAAGGCTGCATATGACATCGAGGTCAACACCCGCCGAGCGCAGGCTGACCTGGCCTATCAACTTCAG GTGGCCAAAACTAAGCAGCAGATCGAGGAGCAGCGGGTACAGGTGCAGGTGGTGGAGCGGGCCCAGCAGGTGGCAGTGCAGGAACAGGAGATCGCCCGACGAGAGAAGGAGCTGGAGGCCCGAGTTCGGAAGCCCGCGGAAGCTGAGCGCTACAAGCTGGAGCGCCTAGCTGAGGCAGAGAA GTCCCAGCTGATTATGCAGGCTGAGGCAGAAGCTGAGTCTGTGAGG ATGCGTGGGGAGGCCGAGGCCTTTGCCATAGGGGCTCGAGCCCGGGCTGAGGCTGAGCAGATGGCCAAGAAGGCGGAAGCATTCCAGCTGTACCAGGAGGCTGCTCAGCTGGACATGCTGCTGGAGAAGCTGCCCCAG GTAGCAGAGGAGATCAGTGGTCCCTTGACCTCAGCCAATAAGATCACACTGGTGTCCAGTGGAGGTGGGACCATGGGGGCAGCCAAGGTGACCGGGGAAGTACTGGACATCCTGAGCCGCCTGCCAGAGAGCGTGGAGAGACTCACAGGCGTCAGCATCTCCCAG GTTAACCACAAGCCTTTGCGAACAGCTTGA